In the genome of Fusarium poae strain DAOMC 252244 chromosome 1, whole genome shotgun sequence, the window ACGCGTGGTATGGATCCCGCCTGACCTGGACTTGAACATTCCTGTTCAAAATGCTAATCCGTAGAATCAGATGGAAATCCACCCAAGAAGAGAGGTCCCAAACCCAATAGCAAACCTGCTTTGACTCGTCGTCAAGAATTGAATCGTCAGGCCCAGCGGTACGTCGTCTCAACTGAAGCAAGACCTTACTCTGACATAACATCTTATCTACCAGAACACAccgagagagaaaagagctCTACATCAAGGCCCTAGAAGATGAAGTCCTCCGCCTCAAGGAGGTTTTCAGTAATGTTTCTCTGGACAGGGAGAGACTGGCTGATGAGAACAAACGCTTGCGGGACACCTTGGTACAAGCTGGGCTTCAACACAGCAGCCCACATGTGGCGGGGAGTGCCACCAGTCGAGGCTTCGACTCTAACAACACGGGATCCTCTCCTCTAACCTCACAATCCACCGCTCCGTCGGTTGGCTCACCAATGCACCTTCCTCCTGCCGCAAACCAAGGCTTCATGCCcagccaacaacaacatggcATGTCTCAGCCTCTTTACCGTGGAAATCCCGAGTTGGAACAGGCAGGCATTGATTTCGTTTTAACGTACGATAACTCCCACTCGAAAAATACCCAGTGATGCTTCTGTGCGATATATCGCGAATGGCCTATGCCATGGTGAGCATTGGCAAGGCAATTAATCGATCAAGCCGGCTAACAGATTTTAACTGCGTGTAGTCTTGAGCGGCCCTGCATGACACATATTCAGTTTATGGTCGAGAGAGCCTCTGAACCTGAGGGCGAGCCTTGTGGGCACGCGCTCATGGCATCCTGCCCGCCTGATCCATCCCCTGAATCGCGACCAGGCTTACCCTTTGGTAAAGCACACATTCCCGTGGATGGCGAACCCAGC includes:
- a CDS encoding hypothetical protein (BUSCO:32802at5125); its protein translation is MSVFNNHLAGATERSFSSSLSPDRIIASSEDDNTAALDPEIYKSLTDKRTTRDGNPPKKRGPKPNSKPALTRRQELNRQAQRTHRERKELYIKALEDEVLRLKEVFSNVSLDRERLADENKRLRDTLVQAGLQHSSPHVAGSATSRGFDSNNTGSSPLTSQSTAPSVGSPMHLPPAANQGFMPSQQQHGMSQPLYRGNPELEQAGIDFVLTLERPCMTHIQFMVERASEPEGEPCGHALMASCPPDPSPESRPGLPFGKAHIPVDGEPSQKTWEVPKADLATLLDLSKSIDLDGEVTPIMSWGILMSHPRANELEAADFRKLSEDLVRKVRCYGFGAVMEEFEVRDAIDNVFSGKDGMMYE